Sequence from the Candidatus Neomarinimicrobiota bacterium genome:
GGCCTGGCCCCGCACCGAGGCCGGCTTCTGGTAACGCATAAGGGACTTTTCCCCCTTGTTGGCCGAGAAAGACTCCAACTCGAAGGTCCGCTTCTGCCCGGTGGAGGTTGTGATGGTCTGGCGCATGATTCCGCTGCTGTTGACCGGTGTGAGCACCTCGGTCATGTGATCAAGAACCTCCATCCCCGTGGGGATGTCATCCTGGGCTCGAACTGTCCCTGTCCAGAGAACTCCCAGTCCTAGGGTGATGGCTATACCTGAAACAGCTGTCTTTCTCATGGTACAATTCCCTTCATGAATGATCGGATGGCTTCTTCCTTCAATTTTTCGAACCGATCCTTCTCTGGAAACAGGATGTACTGCCACATCAGTCCATCCCCGAAGGCCAGCAGTAGCGAGGCCACGCCGTCTAGGTTCATCGACCTGAACTCGCCGGCCTCTATCCCCTCTTTAAGAATGGCCTTGACCTTCGAGTGCAGCTGGCTGTACATCGCTACCAGCTCGAATCCCCCACCATGCCACTGACCACGGGCACCCTGAGCCCAGATCTCCGTCATCAGGATAATCGCATCGTCAAAATCGGGGATCAAAGTCATGTCGATCAACTCGTGCAGACAGCGCTCCAGCTTGGCCCGCGGTGAGTCTTTTGTTTGCAGGACCGTGTCGAACATCGCGTTCACCTGCTGGATCACACCTTCCACGATGGCGTCAAATAGTTCTTCCTTGCTCCGAAAATACTCGTAGACCGTTCCCTTGCCAACACCTGCTTCCTTGGCGATATCGTCAATACGTCCTTTACTTAATCCTTCGTGGGCGAAGACTTTGATAGCGGCCTGGATGATCGGTTCGCGTTTACCCTTCATGGCTCAGCTTAATGAAATCGACTGACCAGTCAGTCAAGAACTTAAACCAGCCTCAAACCGAAATCAAGACCCACTCTTTAATATCTACCAACCCG
This genomic interval carries:
- a CDS encoding TetR/AcrR family transcriptional regulator, producing the protein MKGKREPIIQAAIKVFAHEGLSKGRIDDIAKEAGVGKGTVYEYFRSKEELFDAIVEGVIQQVNAMFDTVLQTKDSPRAKLERCLHELIDMTLIPDFDDAIILMTEIWAQGARGQWHGGGFELVAMYSQLHSKVKAILKEGIEAGEFRSMNLDGVASLLLAFGDGLMWQYILFPEKDRFEKLKEEAIRSFMKGIVP